The sequence CGCCTGCACGTCCAGAAGGCCATCATGGCCGTGCTGATGGGGGGTGAGGCGCTGTAGGGCGGCGCGCGCACCGCGCCACCCGGCCCCCGCCGGCCATCCCGCCAGCTACACGAAGGGCCCGCCTCCATCGAGGCGGGCCCTTCGCGACTCCCCCGCGATCCGGGGCGGCCGCTTATTGCAGCTGCGACCAGTGCCGCTCCTTCACCCGCGTCAGGATCGCCGAGCCGCGCAGCGCGCTCTCGATCGCGCACTTGGAATACTGGACCGTCTGGTTCCCCGCCCAGAAGTTGGTGGGATCGGCGAGGTTCATGTTGGCGGAGTAGATCGCCCCGTGGACCTGCGCCGTCCCGTTCCCCTTCGTCACGCACCACGATGAGGCCGAACCACTCGAAGTTGCCGTTGATCTCGAAGTCGCCGTTGACCAGCAGCACGCCCTGACCGTAGCCGTTCCCGTTCAGCTTGAGCGACCCGGAGGAGTAGATGATCGGGAAGTAGTTCCAGCACCCCTTGACCGCCCCCGGGCGGAACGGCTCGCCCCAGTTGGTGATCACCGAGGCGTCGCACGTGGTGGCCGTCCCGACCGGGCCGATGTTCGAGTTCCAGATCCCCCCCCCGATCTTGATGTCGGCGTTGGAGGTGAGCGAGTTCCAGCTCTCGGTCCCGTACCGCACGTAGGTGTTGGAGTCCGCCGCCGCCGAGTCCCGCACCATGGCCGGGGTGGATCCGATGTTCTGCGGCTTGTAGCTGACGGTCGCCGACGGACCCACCACGAGCGCCGGGACGGTCGCCCCGGAAATGGAATCGCACTGCGTCCACCCGGTCGGGTTCACGTTGTCGCCGTCCACCATGGCGCTCCCCGTGATGGAGACGTTCCCCGCCGTCGTGATCGCCCCCTTGGGCGTGATGGACGGATACGCCAGCCGCACGTAGGCGTTCGTCACGCGCTTGGACTCCATCGCCTGGCTCTGCATGCTCGCGTACCCCTCCGACACCACCCAGAAGGAGTTCGGCGTCAGGCGCGTGATGCGCACCCGCGCCGTGTCGCCCGCCGCCACGTACACGCGCGACGAATCGACCTGCCCCACCTGCATCCCCCCGGGGAGGTTGCGCCCGCGGTCCCAGTTGGACACCTCGGCGTTGAGCCCGTACTCGGCCACCGCGAAGGCCCGCTGCTCCACCAGCTGGTTGCGCCCCCCGCGAAACTCCTGGGTCGACGTGAAGAACGCCCCCGACACGATGATCGAGATCACCACGATCCCCATCAACGCCGTCAGCAGCGCGGCGCCACGGCGCCCGCCCTCCTCGCGGGGCGCGCGGGCCCCCTCGTCGTGCAGCACCACAGCGTCGTCGCTCATTTGAAGTTCCTCAGTCCGATGCGGAACAGGGTGGAGTCGGTCATCAGCGCCCCCTGGCGCTCGGTGACGGCCGACGCGCCCCCCTCGGCGCGCGTGTACACGTCCACGCGCGACAGGCGGAGCTTGTCGGTGATGCTGGTGAGGCGCGTCCCCAGGCTGTCGTAGTAGCGGAACTGCAGCCCCGACGGCGTCCCGTCACCTGCAACGAACGGGCGGAACGGCCCGGCCACCGGCTCGGCCGCCGTCCACGCCCCGCCCGAATACTCGGAAAAGCCCAGGTACCACTTGCCGCTCCCCGACGGCTGGAACAGCTCGTAGCGCATCGGGCGCGTGAAGCGGATCACCGCCCCCACCTTGACCGAGTCGCCGATCTGCGTCGACGGCGACGGATAGCTCACCGTGATCTTGTAGCGCGGCTTCACCGCCGGCGCGTCGAGCACGGGGTCGGTGAACGGGGCCCCGGGGCAGGCGGCCAGGTTCTTGTCGATGTCGGCAATCGCCAGCTTCTGCCACACATCGTCCTCGGCCCCCGCCAGCAGCGAGTCGTTGTACACGTAGATGGTGTCGCCCACCTTCGGGAACGACGTCCAGCTGGTCAGCTCGTGGTGCACCAGCCCCGGGGGAGGGATGTACAGCGTGTTCGCCCCCTTGGCGCAGACGATCGAGCTCCCGTACGTCCCGTTGAAGCCGGCCCGCTGCTCGCTCATCTCCAGCACGTCGCCCCCCGAGCTCGAGATCGAGCGGACGTCCTGCGTCATCAGCATCCCGCTCATGCGCAGCTCGCGGCGCATCGTCGCCGTCTTCGCCGTGTCCTTGTACGACTGCTGCTGCTTGGTGAAGACCCGCACGATCGCCGTCCCCACGATGGAGAGGAGGAAGAGCGTGATGATGAGCTCGGGGAGCGAGAAGCCGCGGCGCGCGCCCCGCAACCCGGCGCGCGCCCCGGCGCGCAACCCGGCGCGCCCCCCGGCGCGCGCCCCGGCGCGCCCCCCGGCTCGCCTGGCGGTGGGCGTCAGTCGCGGCATGGGATGATGCTCGTGTAGACGAGGGGCTTCACGCGCCCCTTGAAGGTGACGGTGTCGACGATCGTCTTGATGTCGTTGCCGTCGGTGATGGTCCACTTCTCCGTGATCCCGCGCGTCACCGTCGTCCCCGACACCGGCCCCGAGGGGGCCAGCGTCTGGCACGACACGGTGGAGATGGAGTCGATGCGCGACTGCACCACCAGCGCCGCGTCGGCCTGGCGCGCCCCGGTCCCGAACTGGCGCCCCACCGTCAGCGACAACCCGGCCAGCCCCAGCATCCCCACCCCCAGCAGGACCATCGCCACCATCAGCTCGATCAGCGTCATGCCGCGGCGCGCCTCGGCGCGCGCGCGGCGGCGTCCCTTCGTCACTTGGCGCATGCTTGTCCCAGGATGTGCCCGATCGACGTCACGCAGGTGGAATCCCGGCGACTCCCGATCTGCAGCGTGTAGACGACCGTCCCCCCCAGCCGCGGCGTGGCGTAGCCGCGCGGCGAGAAGACGATGGCCGTGTCGGCGCTCCCCCCCAGCGTCAACGTCACCCCGTGCAACGAGTCCAGGCGCGTCGGCGCCACCAGGTTCACCGTGCTCCCGGCGTCGTTCACCACCACCCGCACCCCGACCGCCTGCCCGTTCACGTAGAACGTCGCGCTCCGCCCCTTCTGGATGGCGGCGGCCCGCGCGGTGGCGATCATCGCCTCGATCTGCTGGCGCGACGAACGCAGCGCGCTCCGCTCGCGCAGCGCCTTGAAGCGCGGCGCCGCCAGCAGGGCGAGGCTCGACGTGATCGTGATGACGATCATCAGCTCCACCATCGTCATCCCGCGCCGCAACCTGAGTTGCATCATCAGCTGCACCTGGAAGGGGGCATACAGCCTCGGGACGCCGGGAGCCCTCTCGCCCCCGCGCACCCTCGTGGTCACTTCACTAGACGAGGGCGCCGCAACGGGCGTAACGACCTCGTGGCCCCCTTTGCCCACGCCAAACGCGGCGTGATATGGCGCACGCGCAACGAGTTACGCCCCCCGCACGAATCCCGGTCACGGGTGGCATCCCCTCGCCCCCCCCGCCATATTCCCTCCCACTGCCAAATCGGCACCCGGTTCCGCCTCTCCCTCTCCCCAGGCCCGCACGGCGTCATGGACCAGTCCACCTCCGCCCCCCTCAAGCGCACCCCCCTCCACGCCATCCACGTGGCGCTCGGCGCCAAGATGGTCCCCTTTGCCGGGTACGAGATGCCGGTGCAGTACCCCACCGGGATCACCGTGGAGCACAAGGCGGTGCGCGAGCGCTGCGGCCTCTTCGACGTGTCGCACATGGGCGAGTTCACCGTCCGCGGCCCCCAGGCGGTGGACTTCGTCAACGCCGTCACCACCAACAACGCCGCCACCCTCCAGGTCGGGCAGGTGCAATACTCCGGCATCCTCAACGAGCGCGGCACCTTCGAGGACGACTGCCTGGTCTACCGCGAGGACGACGGCATCCTCCTGGTCGTCAACGCCTCCAACAAGGACAAGGACTTCGCCCACATCTCGAAGCAGCTGCACCGCTTCGACTGCACCCTGGCCGACGTCAGCGACCAGGTGGCGCTCCTCGCCCTCCAGGGCCCCCTGGCCAAGGACGTGTTGCAGCCGCTGGCCGACGTGGACCTCTCGGCCATCGGCTACTACCACTTCGTCATGGGGCGCGTGGCCGGCGTGGGCCCCATGCACGTCTCGCGCACCGGCTACACCGGCGAGGACGGCTTCGAGCTCTACTTCGACCCCGCCCACGCCGAAACGGTCTGGAATGCCCTCACCGCCGACGCGCGCGTGACCCCCGCGGGACTCGGCTGCCGCGACTCGCTGCGCCTCGAGATGGGGATGGCGCTCTACGGCAACGACATCGACGACACCGTCACCCCCCTCGAGGCCAACCTCGGCTGGATCACCAAGCTGGCCAAGGGCGACTTCACCGGGCGCGACGCCCTCGTCAGGCAGAAGGAGCAGGGGGTCGCGCGCAAGCTCGTCGCCTTCACCCTTTCCGAGCGCGCCATCCCCCGCCACGGCTACCCCGTCTTCTGCGACGGGCTCCCCAGCGGCACGGTGTGCAGCGGCGCCATGTCCCCCTCGCTCGGCATCCCCATCGGGACCTGCTACCTCCCCACCCCCTCGGCCAAGGAAGGGACCGGCTTCGAGGTCGAGATCCGCGGCAAGCGCGTGGCCGCCACCGTGGTCAAGCCGCCGTTCTACAAGAACGGGTCGCACCGCTAGGCGGCGGCTGCAGCATTGGGGACCACCGCGGCGGCCATGCGCGTCGCCATCCTCACCATCTCCGACGCCGGGGCGCGCGGGGGGCGCGCCGACACGTCGGGCGACGCCATCGCCGCCTGGGCGCTGGAGCAGGGCGCCACGGTGACGGCGCGCCGCATCGTGGCCGACAGCACGGTGGAGATCGTCCGCGCCCTCCTGGCCTGGTGCGACGGCGACCAGGCCGACGTGATCGTCACCACCGGGGGGACGGGGCTCTCGCCGCGCGACGTGACCCCCGAGGCCACGCGCGCCGTGATCGAGCGCGAGGCCCCCGGCATCGCCGAGCGGCTGCGCGCCCTGGAGCTGCAACGCTTTCCCCGCGCCGCCCTCTCGCGCGGCGTGGCCGGGACGCGCGCGCGCACCCTGGTCGTCAACCTCCCCGGCTCCACCGGCGGGGTGCGCGACGGGCTGGCGGCGCTTGCCCCCGTCATACGACACGCCGTGGCCATCGTCCGCGACCGGGCCACCGACCACTCCCCCGGCGCCCCGGACACCCCCACCGCATGAGCGTCCTCATCACCCTGACCGACGTGGAGCCGGCGGTGCGGCTCAACGCCCTGCTGGAGCAGCAGGGGGTCGAGACCGAGGTCGTCTCGCCGCTGGACGACATCCGCGCCGCCATCCGGCGCCACAAGCCCGAGGTGGTGGTCTTCACCGGGGGGCTGCTGGACCCGCAGCACGTGCAGGTGGTGCGCGCGCTGCTGTGGGACGACGTGGCGGTGGTGGGCTTCGCCGACGTGCGCGACCCCGTCATCGACGAGCGCCTGCGCGCCGTGGGCTACGTGGAGGTGCTGGCCAAGCCCGTCCCGCCTGACGAGGGGGCGGCGGTGGTGCGCCGCATCGTGGAGCGCCGCCGCCTGTCGGCGGTCACGGGGCTCATCGGCGAGTCCGACGCCATCCGCGAGGTGCTGGTCAAGGTGGAGCAGACCGCCCCCGTCAGCAGCACGGTGCTCATCGAGGGGGAGAGCGGGACGGGGAAGGAGCTGGTGGCGCGCGCCATCCACCAGCTCAGCCCGCGCCGCAACAAGCCGTTCATCGCCGTCAACGTGGGGGCGCTGCCCGAGACGCTGCTGGAGAGCGAGCTGTTCGGGCACGAGAAGGGGGCCTTCACCGGGGCCGCCGAGCGGCGCATCGGGCGCTTCGAGCTGGCGCACGGGGGGACGATCTTCCTGGACGAGATCGGGGAGATTCCCCCCAGCGTGCAGGTCAAGCTGCTGCGGGTGCTGGAGCAGCGCGAGGTGACGCGGGTGGGGGGGACGGCGACCATCCCGGTGGACGTGCGGGTGGTGGCGGCCACCAACGCCCCGTTGCGCGAGGCGGTGGAGCAGGGGGCCTTCCGGGCCGACCTGTTCTACCGCCTCAACGTGCTGCGCGTGTACCTCCCGCCGCTGCGCGAGCGCAAGGGCGACATCCCGATCCTCGTCAGGCGTTTCGTGCGCGAGCTGTCGCGGCAGCACGACCGCCCGTTCCACGGGATCAGCCCCGAGGCGATGCAGCTGATGGTGGACTATGCCTGGCCGGGGAACGTGCGCGAGCTGCGCAACCTGGTGGAGAGCATGGTGGTGCTGGCCCCCGGACACGAGATCGGGCCGGGGGACATTCCGCCGCAGATTCGCGAGGGGGGGTCGCGGCTGTTGCCGGTCCCGATCGGGGCCATGATGCGGGCGCACGCGGGGGCCGAGGGGCGCGAGCTGGAGTTCATCGTGCGCAGCCTGGTGGAGCTCAAGCTGCAGGTGGAGGAGCTGCGCCGGCGGATGGACGAGGCCACGCAGCCGGTGCCTGGGCACTGGCTGGGGGAGGTGCGCGCGGGGCCGGCGTATCCCGGGCTGGCGGGGGGGATCGAGCCCATGGCGCCGGTGCCCGAAGAGGAGGGGGTGACGCTGCGCCCGGGGATGACGATGGCCGAGGTGGAGCGGGCGGCGATCGAGGCGGCGTTGCGCAACTCGCGCGGCAACCGTCGAAAGGCGGCCGAGGTGCTGCGCATTGGCGAGCGCACGTTGTACCGCAAGCTGCGCGAGTACCACCTGGTGCCTGACGAGGGGCGGGGGGATGGGGAGGGGGAG comes from Gemmatimonadetes bacterium SCN 70-22 and encodes:
- a CDS encoding glycine cleavage system protein T — encoded protein: MDQSTSAPLKRTPLHAIHVALGAKMVPFAGYEMPVQYPTGITVEHKAVRERCGLFDVSHMGEFTVRGPQAVDFVNAVTTNNAATLQVGQVQYSGILNERGTFEDDCLVYREDDGILLVVNASNKDKDFAHISKQLHRFDCTLADVSDQVALLALQGPLAKDVLQPLADVDLSAIGYYHFVMGRVAGVGPMHVSRTGYTGEDGFELYFDPAHAETVWNALTADARVTPAGLGCRDSLRLEMGMALYGNDIDDTVTPLEANLGWITKLAKGDFTGRDALVRQKEQGVARKLVAFTLSERAIPRHGYPVFCDGLPSGTVCSGAMSPSLGIPIGTCYLPTPSAKEGTGFEVEIRGKRVAATVVKPPFYKNGSHR